A single genomic interval of Bradyrhizobium sp. AZCC 1693 harbors:
- the panE gene encoding 2-dehydropantoate 2-reductase, whose amino-acid sequence MRILVVGAGAIGGYFGGRLLQAGNDVTFLVRPKRASELASAGLVIRSSAGDVTLKSPPTVQADKLAEKFDVVLLSCKAFDLEDAIKSFAPAVGPNTAIIPLLNGMLHLNVLDEKFGADRVLGGLCAIAVTLNEAREVVQLAPMQSLNFGERDGAMSERVRAIAKVFESGKFGAVASEQIMQDMWEKWVFLASLAASTSLMRTSVGNILAATGGKDFLLGMLDECSAIAKASGYEPAGPFFQRTSGLLTTEGSPMTASMFRDIKAGLPVEADHVIGDLVVRADAAKIPVPKLRIAYTHLKAYEKQRSA is encoded by the coding sequence ATGCGTATTCTCGTGGTCGGCGCCGGCGCGATCGGCGGCTATTTCGGCGGCAGGCTGCTTCAGGCAGGCAACGACGTGACGTTCCTGGTGCGGCCGAAGCGCGCTTCAGAACTCGCAAGCGCAGGCCTCGTCATCAGGAGTTCCGCCGGCGACGTGACGCTCAAGAGCCCGCCGACGGTCCAGGCCGACAAGCTCGCCGAGAAATTCGACGTCGTGCTGCTGAGCTGCAAGGCGTTCGACCTGGAAGACGCGATCAAGTCGTTTGCGCCCGCGGTCGGGCCGAACACAGCGATTATCCCGCTGCTCAACGGCATGCTGCACCTCAACGTCCTGGACGAGAAATTCGGAGCCGACCGCGTGCTCGGCGGCCTCTGCGCGATCGCGGTGACCCTCAACGAAGCCCGCGAGGTGGTCCAGCTCGCACCGATGCAGTCACTCAATTTTGGCGAGCGCGATGGCGCCATGTCGGAGCGGGTGCGCGCAATCGCGAAGGTGTTTGAGAGCGGTAAGTTCGGCGCCGTGGCCAGCGAACAGATCATGCAGGACATGTGGGAGAAGTGGGTTTTCCTCGCTTCGCTTGCGGCATCGACCTCTCTGATGCGCACCTCCGTCGGCAACATCCTGGCCGCCACCGGCGGCAAGGATTTTCTGCTCGGCATGCTCGACGAATGCAGCGCGATTGCAAAGGCGTCGGGCTATGAACCGGCCGGCCCGTTCTTCCAGCGCACCAGCGGCTTGTTGACGACCGAGGGCTCGCCGATGACCGCCTCGATGTTCCGCGATATCAAAGCGGGCCTGCCAGTCGAGGCCGACCATGTGATCGGCGATCTCGTTGTACGCGCCGACGCGGCGAAGATTCCGGTGCCGAAGCTGCGTATCGCCTATACGCATCTCAAGGCGTATGAGAAGCAGCGCTCCGCGTAG
- a CDS encoding IS4 family transposase — translation MVTRASSCLRRAAAGDRAKIVQFGRFLANENVTLEALLAGWGEQTAVAVAGRHVLAIQDTSEINFRTKPERRRGLGEIGKGTGHGLLLHAMATVDADSDACLGLVAGKIWTRQGRVTVPHDKRPLEQKESERWISTANRAKQVLSAAAMVTVIDDREGDIYAKWASVSDSNFHLLTRSMHDRVLADGASMYATAASWPIVDTATIDVVARADRPARQAKLMLRFGRVTLKRPQKASSDLPKTVELTLVEVAEVDPPAGVEPLHWYLLTTHDVSDVASAWQIVNWYKKRWIIEQLFRLIKTQGLQLEDSRIETADRLLKLTAIAAKAAVMILQLVQARDGRSAEPASNAFNEEQIKLLAALATKYEGRTALQSNPHPPQSLAWASWIIARLGGWDGYPRTKPGPITMRHGLQYFLGVAAAWATLKDVRIN, via the coding sequence ATGGTCACGCGCGCCAGTTCGTGCTTGCGGCGAGCGGCGGCGGGTGATCGGGCCAAGATCGTCCAATTCGGCCGATTTCTCGCCAATGAGAATGTGACCCTGGAAGCGCTGCTCGCAGGCTGGGGTGAACAAACGGCCGTTGCAGTGGCTGGCCGGCACGTGCTGGCGATCCAGGATACAAGCGAGATCAATTTTAGAACCAAGCCCGAGCGCCGGCGCGGGCTGGGTGAGATCGGCAAAGGGACCGGCCACGGTTTGCTGTTGCATGCAATGGCCACCGTAGATGCCGACAGCGACGCATGTCTGGGTCTGGTTGCCGGGAAGATTTGGACGCGCCAAGGCCGGGTGACGGTTCCGCATGACAAGCGGCCGCTGGAGCAGAAGGAATCGGAGCGTTGGATCAGCACGGCCAATCGAGCCAAGCAGGTATTGTCTGCGGCCGCGATGGTCACGGTGATCGATGATCGCGAGGGCGACATCTATGCCAAATGGGCGAGCGTATCGGACTCAAACTTTCATCTGCTGACGCGGAGCATGCATGATCGCGTGCTGGCGGACGGGGCAAGCATGTATGCCACCGCCGCCAGCTGGCCCATCGTCGACACCGCGACCATTGATGTTGTGGCGCGTGCCGATCGACCCGCCCGGCAAGCCAAACTCATGCTGCGTTTCGGTCGGGTCACCCTCAAACGGCCGCAGAAGGCATCGTCCGATTTACCCAAGACGGTCGAGCTTACTCTGGTCGAGGTCGCTGAAGTCGATCCGCCAGCAGGCGTCGAGCCGCTGCATTGGTACCTGCTGACGACCCATGACGTGAGCGATGTCGCGTCCGCCTGGCAGATCGTTAATTGGTACAAAAAGCGCTGGATTATCGAGCAACTGTTTCGCCTGATCAAAACTCAGGGTCTCCAGCTCGAAGACAGCCGGATCGAAACGGCCGATCGGCTGCTCAAGCTCACCGCGATTGCCGCCAAAGCTGCCGTTATGATCCTGCAACTCGTTCAGGCTCGCGACGGACGCAGCGCCGAGCCCGCCAGCAACGCGTTCAATGAAGAGCAGATCAAACTCCTCGCCGCGCTTGCCACCAAATACGAGGGCAGGACCGCACTCCAAAGCAATCCACATCCGCCGCAAAGCCTGGCTTGGGCCTCATGGATCATCGCTCGCCTCGGCGGATGGGACGGATACCCACGCACCAAACCGGGACCCATCACCATGCGGCATGGCCTCCAATACTTCTTAGGCGTGGCGGCGGCGTGGGCAACCCTCAAAGATGTGCGAATCAACTAG
- a CDS encoding c-type cytochrome, which yields MRNALVGIVLASAITCGSPARAADIAAGKEKAELCVGCHGEGGISQMENTPSLAAQPDPFIQWQLVFFRAGTRKNEQMQPIVEQLNNEDIRNLGAYYASLPLPKTPKPDDNPGLSTKGAQAAVGRRCASCHTDTFAGTKAVARVAGQREEYLVKALRDYKSGVRAGGAMAAMADVAFPLSEEEIEALAHYLAHL from the coding sequence ATGCGAAATGCACTGGTCGGGATCGTGCTGGCGTCGGCAATCACCTGTGGCTCGCCTGCCCGCGCCGCCGATATCGCGGCCGGCAAGGAGAAGGCCGAGCTGTGTGTCGGCTGCCACGGCGAGGGCGGCATCTCGCAGATGGAGAACACCCCCTCGCTCGCCGCCCAGCCCGATCCCTTCATCCAGTGGCAGCTCGTGTTCTTTCGCGCCGGCACCCGCAAGAACGAGCAGATGCAGCCGATCGTCGAGCAGCTCAACAATGAGGACATCCGCAACCTCGGCGCCTACTACGCCTCGCTTCCGCTGCCGAAGACGCCCAAGCCCGACGACAATCCGGGCCTTTCAACGAAAGGCGCGCAGGCGGCGGTCGGCCGGCGCTGCGCTTCATGTCACACCGATACCTTCGCCGGCACCAAGGCGGTCGCCCGCGTCGCCGGCCAGCGCGAGGAATATCTCGTGAAGGCACTGCGCGACTACAAATCCGGCGTGCGGGCCGGCGGCGCCATGGCGGCGATGGCGGATGTCGCCTTTCCCCTCAGCGAGGAAGAGATCGAGGCGCTCGCGCATTATCTCGCGCATCTCTGA
- a CDS encoding PQQ-dependent sugar dehydrogenase gives MKSAFNRSILVLAAVLVVVGASQANAQQKPLKKYESGTKEFWTNPPPDWFLGDETEAQKGQAPPSGPPTGASDAELAATMKKIKLPQGFSIEVYASNVLEARQMAWGDKGTLFVGSFSLGNVYAIKDNGGKREVKTVLKGLNMPTGLAFLDGALYVVAINKLIKYENAEANLDNLGAGKVVYDDMPSYVAHGWKYIAVDKDGWFYMPFGPPFNIGLPPTSVSQIRRVDPKTGNAEIWALGVRNSVGGDVDPRSGRYWFTENARDWISDDMPSDKLNMISKIGEHFGYPYCHQGDMPDPKFAMGHKCSEFTPPVVNLGAHVAPLGMKFYTGDQFPAEYKNNILIAEHGSWNRHKYQGARIKRVIVDADGKNAKSEIFASGWLEGDTGYLGRPADIVLAKDGSILVADDWAGAIYRISYKK, from the coding sequence ATGAAATCGGCTTTCAATCGATCTATTCTTGTGCTCGCAGCCGTCCTCGTTGTCGTGGGGGCCAGCCAGGCCAACGCGCAACAGAAGCCCCTGAAGAAATACGAGTCCGGCACCAAGGAGTTCTGGACCAACCCGCCGCCGGACTGGTTCCTCGGCGACGAGACCGAGGCCCAGAAGGGCCAGGCGCCGCCCTCCGGTCCGCCGACCGGCGCATCGGACGCCGAACTTGCGGCAACGATGAAGAAGATCAAGCTGCCGCAAGGCTTCAGTATAGAAGTCTATGCCTCCAACGTTCTGGAGGCGCGGCAGATGGCCTGGGGCGACAAGGGCACGCTGTTTGTCGGCTCCTTCAGCCTCGGCAATGTCTATGCGATCAAGGACAATGGCGGAAAGAGAGAGGTCAAGACTGTCCTCAAGGGCCTCAACATGCCGACCGGCCTCGCCTTTCTCGATGGCGCGCTCTACGTCGTCGCGATCAACAAGCTGATCAAATACGAAAACGCCGAAGCCAATCTCGACAATCTCGGCGCCGGCAAGGTGGTGTATGACGACATGCCATCCTACGTCGCGCATGGCTGGAAATACATCGCCGTCGACAAGGATGGCTGGTTCTATATGCCGTTCGGACCTCCCTTCAACATCGGCCTCCCCCCGACCAGCGTCTCGCAGATCCGCCGCGTCGATCCCAAGACCGGCAATGCCGAGATCTGGGCGCTCGGCGTCCGCAACAGCGTCGGCGGCGACGTCGATCCGCGCTCGGGGCGATACTGGTTCACGGAGAACGCGCGCGACTGGATCAGCGACGACATGCCGAGCGACAAGCTCAACATGATCTCCAAGATCGGCGAGCATTTCGGCTATCCCTATTGCCACCAGGGCGATATGCCGGACCCGAAATTCGCGATGGGTCACAAGTGCTCGGAGTTCACGCCGCCCGTGGTCAATCTCGGCGCACACGTGGCGCCGCTCGGCATGAAGTTCTATACCGGCGACCAATTCCCGGCTGAGTACAAGAACAACATCCTGATCGCCGAGCATGGCTCCTGGAACCGGCACAAGTACCAGGGCGCCCGGATCAAGCGCGTGATTGTCGATGCCGACGGCAAGAACGCCAAGTCGGAAATCTTTGCCTCCGGCTGGCTCGAAGGCGACACCGGCTATCTCGGCCGTCCGGCGGATATCGTGCTGGCCAAGGACGGTTCGATCCTGGTGGCCGACGACTGGGCCGGCGCGATCTATCGCATCAGCTACAAGAAGTAG